In Glycine soja cultivar W05 chromosome 10, ASM419377v2, whole genome shotgun sequence, the genomic stretch aacaaatattttttttaaaactcagtcTAGAGAAAAAAAAGCAATTTCTAAACTCAGTTAAAAAAACACGTTTAGTTGGAGAATCGATTTttgtaataagttttttttttaaccttagTTCAGAGAAAAGAATCGATTTCTAAAATaaggcaaaattaaaaaaaaaaaaacattgttcaccttgaaaaatcaatttttcgTGAATCGGTTTCTCAACGTGAAtaatgttttatataatttgtgTAAACAATTTTACATTTGTATTATTTGAGcaactaattattttatttatattatgtgtAAAAAATCTAAAAGAGTAAGAGTTACTTTCTATTCCggccatgtattttttttttaatttttataagtaaCTAATTTAACTAttagagttattttttatctttgatttttaaTCTAATACTTAAAAGTAACTTGCTAGAAcggttaaattaaaagaaaataaaggataTGAGTAATTCTTTAAAAGTTAGTGttggaatttaaaaaatatattatctacTGATTCTAAATCATTtgatataaaattgattatatttaacAATATAGTAATAAATGATCGAATAATAGTATATAAACttttacaatattaatatactttgattaaattttaatgctaaatttatttatttatacaagaGAATAGTAAATGAAActataaaattgtttattacatataataattttgttatattttataataattgatttaaaataaataatatatgaattaatagtataaataatttttatattattattcaatgatcaaattaattttttagttattaatttattattttaatttaatttagtcttttaatatttttttagttcaattagattttttaattttttaaaagatttaatttaatttttatggttgATTCCACCTAAAGCGGTAAGTCTGTGAAGAAAAGCTAAGGTGAAAatcatataaaacaaaattaatttctagtttccatataataaaataaaatatatatttcatcttctataaaaatatttgaatttcatctctTAAAAgtttaagtatatttttaatttcattgaaatgttattttttttgactCGAGATaagattcaaatattttaatctagttgtatgttttattttactttttatatgcataattaataaaaaaattattacattttacatcaattatatatataaaattaacttaaaaaatatcatataaatatcaGTTATGCgtgtcaaaaaataattattatagttaTGAATTTAACTGAACATCtagctaaaaaattatatattttaattttgaaacaataaaaaacatattagaaattatgaaagaatgaattttagatatttttatattcacgaagattaaaagtatattttagaaaaaaaaatcaaaaaagaaattaCACATATTTAAATAACTTAGATTGTGATGATTTCATCTCGTGGGTGGAGCGTGCGAAGGGAGAGGGGGTCAGTCAAGGTCAGCATAGAAAGACTCCCTCTCAGTTCCGACGAGGCGGCGACTCTGCATTCCCACCCACctaacttctctctctttctctctctagggtTTCGCCATTTATCCCTAATTAAgctaatttcaatttcatttttaaggCTGTGTTTGAAAGTGTGTTCAATGGGTACTCCGGAATTCCCAGATCTGGGAAAGCACTGTGCTGTCTCGGATTGCAAGCTCATCGATTTCTTGCCCTTCACCTGCGATTGCTGCGACCAGGTTCTTCCATTTTCCTCTCTCAATCTCAATCTCCATTATACCCCCAAACATGcgattttgttaattaaaatactcCTAAAGTTGTAATTTGCTAAAGTGATTATATCATCATGAAAAATGGGACATAGACTATTCATCAAGTAGTATGAATAAAATtgttcctttaatttttaataacctTTTGCGCTTGATCTGTAACATCATATCAACTTTGATTGCATAGTTAGTAGCTAATTGGGCGAGAATCTCTTTTCCCAGTAGTAGAAATTTACACAAATTTGTAGGAACTAAAACGACGAAAATGAGTTACTTTTGAAATGATAAGCTATGGAAGGAtgggtttatttttatttttgtgttgaaGTGGGGATGGGAAGTTGGTTAGTTGTTGTACTTGTACTAACCAACTTAGGTGCATAATAAAACAATACAAGAAAATTGTAGAGATGGCTTCGAGAATTTGGAATGAcgataaaaatagttataaactTCTTTTTTTAGGTTAAAAGTAGTTATAAACTTCTTTTTTTAGGTTAAAAGTAGTTATAAACTAATGGTGCTTGAAATCGCATTTTTTGGCCACACTTATGCATAAAGCTATATATACTAGCATGTAGAAAACgtgcatatttttgtgtgttGACTTTTAATCCAAACACCTATCAAGAGATAAGGAGAGTGGTTGATAAGAGTGGGAGACCAAAACGATGGGAATGATTGGCTCCTTATTGTTTAAGCTTATGGTTATTTTTAGGATAAAACAGGTGAAGTTTTTTAGGTGTTGTTTTCAGACTGATATTGAAGTTTCACTTTACCTCTGTAACTAATGCCAAGTGCCAACCATTACTTGCTGGCTACTAATGTGAAACCCCAATTATAATGTGAGAATGACACCAAAAGCACTTAAGGAATTGCATCTTGGTAttgctcttatttttatttccacAAGCCTCAAAGTCCACTATATAGAAGTATCACcaaagtatatatatttagGTGTGAAAGGctgttttaatgttttaaaccattgttgttaaacccttGAGTTAACTCATAAGACTCTTATGAGTTTACTATTCTAGTTAGCATGTTGACTCATTGTCAAACTCTTTTGTATGTAAACACATGTAAACTCATTAAAACCGTGTAAACTCTTGAGTCAAGAAGCGAGTCAACATTTGAAATCAAATGTAATTTTTCCTCCATTGACCCCACAACAATGTTTTTAATGACGGATGACGGTTCATGGCGGAAAGCCAACAATCCACCGTAAAAATATGACGGATAGTGTAGCAGCAAATGACGGACGTCATGgcggacaaaaaaaataaaaaataaatatatatatgtatatagatatatatatatatatatacacacacacacacacacacaaataaatattaacaaaacaatagataaaaaataaatataaataaaaaattaaaaaaacaatggattacattcaaataaactaaaagagTTTCATGAGTTCACATAATAaccaacaccaaataaactcattcaagagttcaaaataacaaaaggaTAATAGCATAATGCAAAGTGCAAAGTAAAGGTTGAGGCTCTAatcatcttcttcaattccAACATAATCCTCTTCGTTGTTATCATAAGGTAGTGGAGTATCTCCCTCACCCTTTTCTCCATCAGACGCCTCAAAATTAAtcatgatttcttcttcttcagattcAAGTTCAATATCCTCAAACTCTAGATCCTCATTATTTTCTTGGACTGCTTTTTGCTTCCTTGATGAAAATCCAACAACCATTGTCCATTTTTTAGAAGTGTGGGCAGCAGCCGCAGTAGGACCCATCACTTGTTGGTtgctttctttccctttttttccaCCTAGTATACATCCTACACTCTCCAACCCCCGAAGCCTCATACACAGTTGCCCAATTTagtgcatcatcatcttcaaatactaaatcatttccagcatcattatcatcatcttcatccatCTCTCCCACAAGCAATTCATTGCacacatcaatatcattaagagaaattggatcaatttcatctctTGCATTATATCTTTGCTTCTATTGTTGGTTGTATTTGACAAACACCAAATCACACAACTTCTTGTGCTCAAGCCTATTTCTTTTTTGGAAGGAATCtacaacataacaaataaatctTGATCTCAATATCAAATACACTCCAAATAAAACTTGaccatcaaaattaaataagaattaaaaagcaTAGTTAGAGTTTTGTCACTATTACTTGCTCAAATACACTCCAATTTCTTTCACATCCTGAAGTACTGCAAGtcaaactcaaaattttaatagctaGTTTATGCAAATTTGGAGTTTGTGACCCAAACATTCGCCACCAATATACTACAATACCAACCAAGAGCATAACTTAGAATTCTGAATTGTAACATTAAtacgtaaaaaaaatagtataatattaGTATTTGTCATTTGGTAAAAGTTTCTTACTAGGAGAATGAATTTTCCTTTGAGCCATTGCAAACTTAGAACCAAAGTGTTCAGCACCAATCTTGTAAAGATGCAACATAGTTAGAATTTTCTGTTGCACATCAAATTGTGGAACCAACTTCTTAATGCAATCAGTGTTGTCATAAAAGAACTCTGGATTTAAGAAGTGGGCAGCTGCATGCAATGGTCTATGAAGTTGACAATTTCATCTTTTATCAATGATTGCAAACACATCTTTGTACTTGCTTTCGTTGTTGTTGAAAGACTtgataattgtttcttttgccTTGTCCATTGCTTCATAAATATAGCCCATGGCTGGTTTCCTTTCACCATCCACAAGACGAAGCACTTTGACAAGTGGAGCCATGACTTTAAGAGTGTAAACCACACTATTCCAAAAAGAAGGCATGAGCACTACCTTTGCAGCTTCTTTCCCCTTAGGCTCCTTAGATAACTTGTTTAAGATCCATTCATCAGAAATAAACATCTTTCTAATATTAGCTTTCTCTTTGTGGAGCCTTTCCAAGGTTAGATAAGAAGTGGAAAATCTAGTAATAGCATGTCTCACCAATTCCCTCTTGTTTGCACAATTTCTCAACAAGCTTAATGTACTAGAATGGGCATAGATAAACCCAACTAGATTAATTGCCCTTCTAATTGTCTTCTTTATCAAGGGAAGCTTCCCAATGTCTTCAACCATCCAATCAATACAATGGGCTGCACAAGGAGTCCAATAAATATGTTTCCTTTTGTCCTCTAACAACTTACCCGCTAAAACATGGTTGCTCCCATTATCAGTTACAACTTGAATAACGTTCTCTTCTCCAACTTCCTCCACAATAGCATCAAGCAACTCAAAAAGTTTTTCACCTGTCTTCACAAAATCAGAGTCATCAACAGACTTCAAAAACATTGTACCAGCTTGAGAGTTaaccaaaaaattaatgatgcatCTTTGTTTCTGATCAGTCCATGCATTGGACATAATAGTACAACCATACTTGACCCATTGCTCCCTGTGGCCTTTCATCAAATTTTCAGTGTATTCAATTTCCTTCTTCAGAAGTGGAACTCCGATGTCATGATAGCTTGGAATGGACAAATGTGGCCCATATTGACCAATGACTACAACCATATTCTCAAAGCTTTTCAATTTAATGAGGTTGAATGACAAACCAGCTTGATATCAAAAGCGAGCAATATATTGATGCACCTTCAAATACTTCATTCTTATCCATTGACTCTCTTATATTCATTTGCCTCAACATCTCCATTTTTCTCTGATTGATTGCATTTTcgggatgaaatggagaaaagcatcgggggtgttatgtgatgcaaaggtaccgatcaagctaaagggaaaattttatcggactgcggtaagaccggcgattttgtacggaacagaatgttgggcggtcaagagctaacatgagaataaagtaggtgtagcggagatgaggatgttgcggtggatgtgtggtaagactcgacaggataaaattaaaaacgaagctattagagggagagttggagtagcgcctattgtagagaagatggtggaaaatagacttaggtggtttgggcatgtagagagaagaccggtagactctgtagtgaggagagtagaccagatggagagaagacaaacaattcgaggcagaggaagacccaaaaagactataagagaggttataaaaaaggatctcgaaattaatggtttggatagaagtatggtacttgatagaacattatggcgaaagttgatccatgtagccgaccccacctagtgggataaggcgttgttgttgttgttgttgattgcATTTTCGGGATTCTTACAAAACCATAGTGAAAATTTTCGGGATTCTtacaaaaccataaaaaaatttcttcaaatctATTGTTCTATTTGTATTTGATTTTATCAGAATTCTGAACCATTGATTTTTCAATCAATGTTTGTTAGtgcaatttattttctaatttctaaagTGAATCTTCACTTTAGAGGAGCCAAATTCGTCATTTATAGgttgatttttaatataactcTTTATACTATGTAAACTCTTATGAATTTATGAGTCTAGTTTGCAGAAGTTCCACAAGTTTTTGTAATCTCTTAAGTTTGGCTATCTTGTTTTAAACTTCTAAATATTGGAACTGCACTAAAAACTTTTGTACCCCTCAAAAGTCAATTTTGGGTAAAGCTCCGCCACTGTTTATGATTTTCAGTTTTGGTTAtgtattaatcatttttatttaattctggTAAGCACTTACACTTCTTGGGTTCATGCAAGAAACAATATTCTGATTAGTGATTTTGCCTGATGACATTCTGGGAATTTGTCTAGGTATGGAATTATGGATTAGTATTGTACCTCTGTTCAGTTTAAAAGCTTTTTGTTTGGCCTAACTATATCAGCCAAATCTATTGCAGGTGTATTGTTTGGACCACAGAAGTTATAATAAACATCAGTGTACAAAAGCTGACAAGCAAGATGTCACAGTAGTTATATGTCCACTTTGTGCCAAAGGAGTTCGCCTAGTTCCTGATCAAGATCCAAACATAACTTGGGAGAATCATGTCAACACCGAGTGCGACCCATCGAATTATGAGAAAgtcacaaagaagaaaaaatgcccTGTCCCTGGGTGCAGAGTGATATTAGTATTCTCAAACACAATTAAGTGCAGGGACTGCACAGTAGAGCATTGTTTAAAGCATCGGTTTGGACCTGATCATAAATGTCCTGGTCCCACAAAGGTGGAATCAAGTTTTTCATTCATGAATCTTTTGAATGGGAGTAAAAAGCAGGAGTCCAAACCCAAGTCAAGTGCAACCTCATGGAGTACAAGCTTTCTTAATGCGGCTTCTAACGTTCGAGCTTCGGCTGAGGCTGGTGTGTCAAAGTTAAGTTCCTGGCAGACAGCAAGGGGTGGGGTTGGACAGAGCCATAGCAGTGGTCAAGTGGAGCAATGCCCTCAGTGTGGTGCTAAGTTTTCCT encodes the following:
- the LOC114371151 gene encoding zinc finger AN1 and C2H2 domain-containing stress-associated protein 16-like, yielding MGTPEFPDLGKHCAVSDCKLIDFLPFTCDCCDQVYCLDHRSYNKHQCTKADKQDVTVVICPLCAKGVRLVPDQDPNITWENHVNTECDPSNYEKVTKKKKCPVPGCRVILVFSNTIKCRDCTVEHCLKHRFGPDHKCPGPTKVESSFSFMNLLNGSKKQESKPKSSATSWSTSFLNAASNVRASAEAGVSKLSSWQTARGGVGQSHSSGQVEQCPQCGAKFSSVTTLVDHVQKVHERSRNRSGAKVTIDVCPKCSRGFRDPVALVEHVERDHGGSSRS